The Corynebacterium renale genome includes a region encoding these proteins:
- a CDS encoding MetQ/NlpA family ABC transporter substrate-binding protein, whose amino-acid sequence MKLRKIIATGAAAVVAATGLVACSSSNEAEGDVIRIGTTDSAKKAWTAFEEVAEREGYNIELVDYADYNTPNDALDQGNIDVNQFQHLKFLANYNVGKGTDLTPIVATEIIPLAIFWKGHDSLDGIEGQSVAIPNDSTNQGRAINVLVQAGLVTLKQEDLLEPTPADIDEAKSKVTVTPVDAAQTTVAYGEGKPAVINNSFLDRAGIDPLSSVFADDPANPAAEPYINAFVVRADRANDQKLIELGKLWHTKEVQDATAEDSAGTSVSVQRTPEQLKEITTRLQDQIKAAQ is encoded by the coding sequence ATGAAACTCCGCAAGATTATCGCCACCGGCGCAGCAGCAGTTGTAGCAGCAACTGGCCTGGTCGCCTGCTCCTCTTCCAACGAGGCTGAGGGCGACGTCATCCGCATCGGCACCACCGACTCCGCGAAGAAGGCATGGACCGCTTTCGAAGAGGTCGCAGAGCGCGAGGGCTACAACATTGAGCTCGTCGATTACGCCGACTACAACACCCCGAACGACGCACTGGATCAGGGCAACATTGACGTTAACCAGTTCCAGCACCTGAAGTTCTTGGCGAACTACAACGTGGGCAAGGGCACTGACCTCACCCCGATCGTTGCTACCGAGATCATTCCGCTGGCTATCTTCTGGAAGGGCCACGACTCCCTCGATGGCATCGAAGGCCAGTCCGTTGCTATTCCTAACGACTCCACCAACCAGGGCCGCGCAATTAACGTGCTCGTCCAGGCTGGCCTGGTCACCCTGAAGCAGGAGGACCTCCTGGAGCCCACCCCAGCTGACATCGACGAAGCCAAGTCCAAGGTCACCGTCACCCCAGTTGATGCAGCACAGACCACCGTCGCGTACGGCGAAGGCAAGCCAGCTGTGATCAACAACTCCTTCCTGGACCGCGCGGGCATCGATCCGCTGAGCTCCGTCTTCGCTGACGACCCAGCTAACCCTGCCGCTGAGCCATACATCAACGCCTTCGTTGTCCGCGCTGACCGCGCCAACGATCAGAAGCTCATCGAGCTGGGCAAACTGTGGCACACCAAGGAAGTTCAGGACGCTACCGCTGAGGATTCCGCAGGTACCTCGGTATCCGTTCAGCGCACCCCTGAGCAGCTGAAGGAAATCACCACTCGCCTGCAGGACCAGATTAAGGCAGCACAGTAA
- a CDS encoding methionine ABC transporter ATP-binding protein, whose amino-acid sequence MNAAAPTSPGTRIEFVETSKVFENKKGERTVAVDKVTLTVEPGEILGVIGYSGAGKSTLVRLINGLDTVTSGQLLLDGTDIVGMPEKKLRGIRKNIGMIFQQFNLFRSRTAAGNIAYPLQLQGMDKAERAARVQELLAFVGLSDRGDHYPEQLSGGQKQRVGIARALATNPSLLLADEATSALDPETTHDVLELLRKVNKELGITIVVITHEMDVVRTIADKVAVMEAGKVVEYGSVYDVFSDPKTPVAQRFVATSLRNTPDHVEAEDLLAHDGRLFTIDLTEDSGFFGAAAEAREAGVSIAIVHGGVTTLQQHSFGKMTVRLTGPEDAIETFYASLQRTTTIEEITR is encoded by the coding sequence ATGAACGCAGCTGCACCAACTTCGCCGGGTACCCGCATTGAATTTGTGGAGACCAGCAAAGTTTTTGAAAACAAGAAGGGCGAGCGCACCGTCGCCGTCGACAAGGTCACCCTTACCGTCGAACCCGGCGAAATCTTGGGTGTCATCGGTTACTCCGGCGCGGGCAAGTCCACGCTGGTGCGCCTGATCAATGGTCTGGATACCGTCACCAGTGGGCAGTTGCTTCTCGACGGCACCGACATTGTGGGCATGCCGGAGAAAAAACTCCGCGGCATCCGCAAAAACATTGGCATGATTTTCCAGCAGTTCAACTTGTTCCGGTCGCGCACGGCGGCGGGCAACATTGCATACCCACTGCAGCTGCAGGGTATGGATAAGGCAGAACGTGCCGCCCGCGTGCAGGAACTACTGGCGTTCGTCGGCCTGTCCGATCGTGGCGACCATTACCCCGAGCAGTTGTCCGGCGGCCAGAAGCAGCGCGTGGGTATTGCGCGTGCGCTCGCGACGAACCCTTCCCTACTTCTCGCCGATGAGGCGACCTCCGCCCTCGACCCGGAGACCACGCACGACGTGCTGGAACTCCTTCGGAAGGTGAACAAGGAGCTGGGTATTACCATCGTCGTGATTACCCACGAGATGGACGTAGTTCGCACCATTGCCGACAAGGTAGCCGTCATGGAAGCCGGCAAGGTTGTGGAATACGGCAGCGTCTACGACGTGTTCTCCGACCCGAAGACACCGGTGGCCCAGCGGTTCGTGGCGACGTCGCTACGCAATACCCCCGACCACGTTGAAGCTGAAGACCTCCTGGCTCACGACGGGCGCCTCTTCACCATCGACCTGACGGAAGATTCCGGATTCTTCGGCGCCGCTGCCGAGGCCCGCGAAGCCGGCGTGTCGATTGCTATCGTGCACGGCGGTGTGACCACCTTGCAGCAGCACAGCTTCGGCAAGATGACCGTGCGTCTGACTGGCCCGGAGGACGCTATCGAGACTTTCTACGCTTCACTGCAGCGCACCACCACCATTGAGGAGATCACCCGATGA
- a CDS encoding methionine ABC transporter permease — translation MNVTYLAADWNRLGDTFVKAISDTLFMVAITLVLAGILGLVVGMLLYTTRPGGILKNTPVYTVLNLLVNFVRPIPFIILIAALQPITLQVMGTSVGRDAGIFVMVVAATFTVARIVEQNLVSIDPGVIEAARSMGASPMKIITSVIIPEALGPLVLGYTFIFIAIVDMSAMVGYVGGGGLGDFAIVYGYRAFDTEAMYVAVIAIVILVQLAQFLGNWVAKKIMRQ, via the coding sequence ATGAACGTGACATACCTTGCTGCCGACTGGAATCGCCTGGGCGATACCTTCGTCAAAGCTATTAGCGACACCCTCTTCATGGTCGCCATCACCCTGGTGCTGGCCGGCATCCTGGGTCTGGTTGTGGGCATGCTGCTCTACACCACCCGCCCGGGCGGCATCCTGAAGAATACACCCGTGTACACGGTGTTGAACCTGCTGGTGAACTTCGTCCGCCCGATCCCGTTCATCATCCTCATCGCCGCACTGCAGCCGATTACGTTGCAGGTGATGGGCACCTCCGTGGGCCGGGATGCCGGTATCTTCGTCATGGTCGTGGCCGCCACGTTCACCGTGGCCCGCATCGTGGAGCAAAACCTGGTCAGTATTGACCCCGGTGTGATTGAGGCTGCCCGCTCCATGGGCGCCTCCCCGATGAAGATCATCACCTCTGTCATCATCCCCGAGGCCCTCGGCCCGCTGGTGCTTGGTTACACGTTCATCTTCATTGCCATCGTCGACATGTCCGCGATGGTCGGCTACGTCGGCGGCGGCGGTCTGGGTGACTTCGCCATCGTCTACGGCTACCGCGCCTTCGACACCGAGGCAATGTACGTTGCCGTCATCGCGATTGTCATCCTGGTCCAGCTGGCCCAGTTCCTGGGCAACTGGGTGGCCAAGAAGATTATGCGCCAGTAG
- a CDS encoding sucrase ferredoxin, whose product MFQSRCSDAAVEPLPGTAKRMDVCLALEYPYSWSHDVLDGNTLGELTGPIKEHLATRGAALQLIRRAGRAGHGGQPSDQRRFHLYLFFVREGITEVLKVDGPEAILDVDLSGPGKNGALQVHHPVLLVCTHSKRDACCAVKGRPLAAALDAMLPAEWVWESSHTKGHRFAPSMLLMPWGYSFGRLGPQPAAAAVEAASRGELFYTGNRGRGCFDPQGQVSELAVAKQLISTSGHAPLGEICAEGEKATYAGRTWQVHQHQVEVPGVVSSCGDEPKVGKAWQVDEVVETTGA is encoded by the coding sequence ATGTTCCAGTCACGGTGCTCAGATGCTGCAGTCGAACCACTCCCGGGTACAGCGAAGCGTATGGACGTGTGCCTTGCCCTCGAATACCCCTACTCGTGGAGCCACGACGTACTCGACGGCAATACCCTCGGCGAACTCACCGGGCCGATCAAAGAACACCTCGCCACCCGCGGGGCAGCCCTGCAACTGATTCGCCGCGCCGGGCGTGCCGGCCACGGGGGCCAGCCCAGCGATCAGCGCAGATTCCACCTCTACCTCTTCTTCGTCCGCGAAGGTATTACGGAGGTGCTCAAAGTTGATGGGCCCGAAGCAATCCTTGACGTAGACCTCTCCGGGCCCGGCAAGAATGGGGCGCTGCAGGTACACCACCCCGTACTTTTGGTGTGCACGCACTCCAAGCGCGATGCCTGCTGCGCGGTGAAGGGCCGGCCTTTGGCTGCGGCGCTCGATGCGATGCTGCCGGCGGAATGGGTGTGGGAATCCTCCCACACGAAGGGCCACCGTTTTGCCCCGTCGATGTTGCTCATGCCGTGGGGTTATTCTTTCGGGCGGCTCGGCCCGCAGCCAGCAGCCGCCGCGGTGGAGGCAGCGTCCCGCGGTGAACTGTTCTACACCGGCAACCGGGGCCGCGGGTGTTTTGACCCGCAGGGGCAGGTCAGCGAGTTGGCCGTCGCGAAGCAGCTTATTAGCACCTCTGGTCACGCACCTTTGGGCGAAATCTGTGCTGAGGGTGAAAAAGCCACGTACGCAGGACGTACGTGGCAGGTGCACCAGCACCAAGTGGAGGTGCCGGGCGTGGTGTCCTCCTGTGGCGATGAACCCAAGGTGGGCAAAGCCTGGCAGGTGGACGAAGTAGTGGAGACTACTGGCGCATAA
- a CDS encoding AMIN-like domain-containing (lipo)protein: MFTFVSSAPRRAVAVASIAATAAIVAGCADSGNQTASPSVATETSTSMVTTTSTPAPTGDTESEAGIQPLGAANREMKTHRPQAPGELVVKDVRLGSHGNFDRVVFDLAGEGEPGWFITYEKFPAQQASGRLIDVPGETSLNVNIDNTTYPFTLGMESKPLGRFTSADTKVVTEVVEAGTFEARTQYVIGLKSEAPYSVQVLQDPTRLVIDIVY, translated from the coding sequence ATGTTCACTTTTGTATCGTCTGCACCACGTCGTGCGGTTGCGGTGGCGTCCATCGCGGCTACCGCAGCTATTGTGGCTGGCTGCGCTGACTCCGGGAACCAGACTGCTAGCCCCTCGGTAGCTACGGAAACGTCGACGTCCATGGTCACAACCACGAGCACGCCTGCCCCTACCGGGGATACGGAGTCGGAGGCTGGTATCCAGCCTTTGGGTGCGGCGAATCGGGAAATGAAGACCCACCGGCCGCAGGCTCCTGGCGAACTTGTGGTCAAGGATGTTCGCTTAGGCTCCCATGGCAATTTTGATCGCGTGGTGTTCGATTTAGCTGGCGAGGGTGAGCCTGGCTGGTTTATTACGTATGAGAAGTTCCCTGCCCAGCAAGCGTCGGGTCGCCTCATTGACGTTCCGGGCGAGACGTCCCTGAACGTAAACATTGATAACACCACCTACCCGTTTACGCTGGGTATGGAAAGTAAGCCGCTGGGTCGCTTCACTTCTGCGGATACCAAGGTTGTCACTGAGGTTGTGGAGGCCGGCACGTTTGAGGCGCGCACCCAGTACGTCATCGGCCTGAAGTCGGAGGCTCCGTATTCGGTGCAGGTGCTGCAGGATCCGACGCGCCTAGTCATCGATATCGTCTACTAG
- a CDS encoding DNA polymerase Y family protein, with translation MSSHTTRIIVVWFPDWPLHAWALAHDTTLEGPVVLYATHRVAACTLSARHRGIRRGMRLREAQALIPGLTVAELDEDRDARYFEPIVAGLDDVAANVEVIRPGLIACNAAALAKFHGSEEKAAELLVTAASRQGIDCQAGIADELPTAIIAARHGAVGAVIPPQHSAQFLAVQPLDALVADAALGCERDTIATLHDVGVHTLGDLANLPGKSVSSRFGSAGMHAHAIARATPSRGIAPAEAGADLSVSLIPEEPIERVDAAAFAARTLAAQLHNRLATAGYVCHRLTIEAIIAGTSHQRTWRTREPLTETATADRVRWQLDAWLTSGIRGALTELILNPIEVAVPEYASTLLAANTVADDEAAATVIARVASQLGPDAIVRPVAGTGRGVADRVYLIPAGDEPEPATAGKPVPGRLMGPLPARLGPPATHPAARVVVVDKHGQRVGVNAEALLTAVPHALRWGKKNYLITGWAGPWPVDGRWWDAATPEEGRVARIQVVGKRENHAPETGWVLVWGRGMWRVEAVY, from the coding sequence TTGTCTAGCCACACCACGCGCATCATCGTGGTGTGGTTCCCCGACTGGCCCCTGCACGCGTGGGCACTCGCCCACGACACCACGCTGGAAGGACCCGTCGTCCTCTACGCCACGCACCGGGTCGCCGCCTGCACGCTCTCTGCCCGCCACCGGGGAATCCGCCGCGGCATGCGCCTGCGCGAAGCCCAGGCACTCATCCCCGGGCTTACCGTTGCTGAACTCGACGAAGACAGGGACGCCCGCTACTTTGAACCAATCGTCGCAGGGCTTGACGACGTCGCCGCCAACGTCGAAGTCATCCGCCCCGGACTCATCGCCTGCAACGCCGCAGCGCTGGCAAAGTTTCACGGCAGCGAAGAAAAAGCAGCCGAACTCCTGGTCACCGCCGCCTCCCGGCAGGGTATCGACTGCCAAGCCGGCATCGCTGACGAATTACCCACCGCCATTATCGCAGCCCGCCACGGTGCCGTAGGCGCAGTCATCCCTCCACAGCACTCTGCCCAGTTCCTGGCTGTCCAACCCCTCGACGCCCTCGTCGCCGACGCCGCCCTAGGATGCGAACGCGACACCATCGCCACGCTGCACGACGTCGGGGTACATACACTCGGGGACCTTGCGAACTTGCCCGGAAAATCAGTGAGTAGCAGATTCGGCTCCGCGGGAATGCATGCACACGCCATCGCCCGCGCCACGCCCAGCCGCGGCATAGCGCCCGCCGAAGCCGGCGCCGACCTCTCCGTGAGCCTCATTCCCGAGGAACCCATCGAACGCGTCGACGCCGCAGCCTTCGCCGCTCGCACCCTAGCCGCCCAACTTCATAACCGCCTGGCCACAGCAGGATACGTATGCCACCGTCTGACTATTGAAGCAATCATCGCAGGTACCAGCCACCAGCGAACCTGGCGTACCCGCGAACCCCTTACGGAAACCGCCACCGCCGACCGTGTGCGCTGGCAACTCGACGCCTGGCTGACGTCCGGGATACGTGGAGCGCTCACCGAACTCATCTTGAACCCCATCGAAGTAGCGGTTCCCGAATACGCATCCACACTGCTGGCAGCGAATACCGTCGCCGACGATGAAGCAGCCGCCACCGTCATCGCACGCGTCGCATCCCAGCTGGGGCCCGACGCCATCGTGCGGCCTGTCGCCGGCACCGGGCGCGGGGTCGCGGACCGCGTCTACCTCATCCCCGCAGGCGATGAACCCGAACCGGCTACTGCCGGGAAGCCCGTCCCCGGCAGGCTCATGGGGCCACTGCCTGCGCGGCTCGGCCCACCGGCGACGCACCCAGCGGCGCGCGTTGTGGTCGTCGATAAGCACGGGCAACGGGTGGGGGTCAACGCCGAAGCCCTCCTGACCGCAGTGCCGCACGCCCTACGCTGGGGGAAGAAAAACTACCTGATTACCGGGTGGGCTGGGCCCTGGCCTGTCGACGGCCGTTGGTGGGATGCCGCCACCCCGGAAGAAGGACGTGTGGCCAGAATCCAAGTGGTGGGAAAACGCGAAAACCACGCCCCAGAGACCGGATGGGTACTCGTATGGGGGCGTGGAATGTGGCGGGTGGAAGCCGTGTACTAG
- a CDS encoding DUF937 domain-containing protein — protein sequence MNSSVNQFLSSLPVDKIAARVGADQDTVSSTLQALVPALLAKMSDNSQDDSGEQALSSALDQHDPSLIDGTVNIDDVDEEDGEKITNHVFGSERNEVAQQLGGITAGGAGLVQKLLPIIAPLLMSWLAGKVQGGGASGKGGGVVRSVLGGLLGSLAAGKATDSGIGGALGGILGSVLGSKK from the coding sequence ATGAATTCTTCTGTAAATCAGTTCCTATCCTCCCTTCCTGTCGACAAGATTGCTGCTCGCGTAGGCGCCGACCAAGACACCGTCAGCTCGACCCTGCAGGCTCTTGTGCCGGCGCTCCTGGCCAAAATGAGCGACAATTCCCAGGACGATTCCGGCGAGCAGGCCTTAAGCTCTGCGCTTGACCAGCACGACCCTTCGCTTATCGACGGCACCGTCAACATCGATGACGTCGACGAAGAAGACGGCGAAAAGATTACCAACCACGTCTTCGGTTCCGAACGCAACGAGGTAGCCCAACAGCTTGGTGGCATTACCGCCGGCGGTGCCGGCCTGGTGCAGAAACTTCTGCCGATTATTGCCCCACTGCTTATGTCCTGGCTAGCCGGCAAGGTTCAAGGCGGCGGTGCTTCCGGCAAGGGCGGTGGCGTAGTACGCAGCGTCTTGGGAGGACTCTTGGGCAGCTTGGCAGCCGGCAAGGCCACCGACAGCGGCATTGGTGGCGCACTCGGCGGCATCCTGGGCAGTGTCTTGGGATCTAAGAAGTAG
- a CDS encoding LuxR C-terminal-related transcriptional regulator codes for MSVFLVDDHSVFRAGVRAELSGKVDIVGEAGTVADAIAGINATSPDVVLIDVHMPAGGGLAVVRGVSVDTTFLALSVSDAAEDVISLIRAGARGYVTKNISGEELVDAIVRVNSGDAYFSPRLAGFVLDAFAGADVAPEPEPDHDPIVDALTRRELEVLRLLARGYTYKEIAAELFISIKTVETHASNILRKTQQSNRYALSRWAGKRGLD; via the coding sequence GTGAGCGTATTTCTTGTCGATGACCACTCCGTCTTCCGCGCCGGAGTGCGTGCCGAACTCAGTGGCAAGGTGGACATCGTCGGCGAGGCCGGGACTGTCGCCGACGCCATCGCCGGGATCAACGCGACCAGCCCCGATGTAGTGCTTATCGACGTCCACATGCCCGCCGGCGGCGGACTCGCAGTAGTCCGCGGCGTCTCCGTCGACACCACCTTCTTAGCGCTGTCGGTCTCGGATGCCGCCGAGGATGTTATTTCGCTCATCCGGGCGGGCGCCCGCGGGTACGTCACCAAGAATATTTCCGGCGAGGAACTCGTCGACGCAATCGTCCGCGTGAACTCGGGTGACGCTTACTTCTCCCCGCGCCTGGCCGGTTTTGTCCTGGACGCGTTCGCAGGCGCTGACGTTGCCCCCGAACCGGAACCCGACCACGACCCCATCGTGGATGCCCTCACCCGCCGTGAACTCGAGGTCCTGCGCTTGTTAGCACGTGGTTATACGTATAAAGAAATAGCCGCCGAATTGTTCATCTCGATCAAGACGGTGGAAACTCATGCTTCTAATATTCTGCGGAAAACCCAGCAATCCAACCGGTATGCACTATCACGCTGGGCAGGCAAGCGCGGGCTGGACTAG
- a CDS encoding ATP-binding protein produces the protein MSDSRTPQAYQAEPPTPAGRATYPFPKAVRASSNDDGRVVAGVCAGLSDHLGVPVLWVRLAFLVAIFSGGVGMLAYIALWALLPTGSVRVQEGVGSAKNPGKATNRVLVVLAVIAAAVTLSFITDFAGPLLLFLVPLALGVVLVWRAYDRGLRSWSGILSVLLGVVLSLGGVVIVLFSVVRGEDEDVTSSLFIALLAVTITLLGVGVLAGPGVMRLWNHMADSRVETAAATQRAEIASHLHDSVLQTLALIQKQADNPAQVERLARSQERELRQWLFAPESTREESAFGELQRVCAAVEDRFGVSANPVTVGEDPQLTGGVQATIDAASEAITNAAKHAGVTTVDVYAEHLGGTFEVFIRDRGIGFDPAAVGEDRHGISDSITGRMERAGGSARVRSTLGQGTEIHVSVPVE, from the coding sequence ATGAGTGATTCCCGTACGCCCCAGGCTTACCAGGCTGAACCCCCAACACCCGCGGGGAGGGCCACGTACCCATTCCCGAAGGCAGTGCGTGCTAGCAGCAACGACGACGGCCGCGTGGTCGCAGGCGTGTGCGCCGGTCTATCCGACCACCTGGGTGTCCCTGTTTTGTGGGTCCGTTTGGCGTTTCTCGTCGCTATCTTTAGCGGTGGTGTGGGCATGTTGGCCTACATTGCACTGTGGGCATTGCTTCCGACTGGTTCGGTCCGTGTGCAGGAGGGCGTAGGTTCGGCGAAGAATCCAGGGAAGGCCACGAATAGGGTCCTAGTTGTGCTTGCCGTTATCGCGGCTGCGGTCACGCTGAGCTTTATTACGGACTTTGCCGGCCCCTTGCTCCTTTTCCTGGTGCCACTCGCCCTGGGCGTGGTGCTGGTGTGGCGTGCTTACGACCGGGGTTTGCGCAGCTGGTCTGGGATCTTGAGCGTGCTCCTTGGCGTGGTGCTGAGCTTGGGAGGCGTAGTGATCGTCCTCTTCAGCGTGGTCCGCGGTGAGGACGAGGACGTCACCAGCAGCCTGTTCATTGCGTTGCTGGCCGTCACAATTACGTTACTGGGAGTGGGTGTTTTGGCCGGGCCTGGTGTGATGCGCCTGTGGAACCACATGGCTGATTCCCGGGTGGAAACCGCAGCGGCTACGCAACGCGCAGAAATCGCATCTCACCTGCACGATTCTGTGCTGCAAACCTTGGCGCTCATCCAGAAGCAGGCCGATAATCCTGCCCAGGTGGAGCGCCTTGCCCGCAGCCAGGAACGCGAACTTCGGCAGTGGCTCTTCGCCCCGGAAAGTACCCGGGAAGAGTCCGCGTTCGGTGAGTTGCAGCGGGTGTGCGCTGCTGTGGAGGATCGGTTCGGAGTGTCGGCGAATCCGGTGACGGTGGGGGAGGACCCGCAGCTCACCGGTGGTGTGCAGGCCACTATCGACGCCGCGAGCGAGGCCATAACAAATGCCGCTAAGCACGCCGGGGTAACCACAGTAGACGTGTACGCCGAACACCTCGGGGGAACCTTCGAGGTGTTTATCCGCGACCGGGGCATCGGCTTTGACCCCGCCGCAGTGGGGGAGGACCGCCACGGGATTTCCGATTCCATCACCGGACGCATGGAACGCGCGGGCGGTTCAGCCCGGGTGCGATCCACGCTTGGGCAGGGAACTGAGATCCACGTGTCGGTGCCGGTAGAGTAA
- a CDS encoding PspC domain-containing protein, protein MSSTNEVFSDMWKTRPHRVEGGTLAGVCQGIAIRYQVDVTLVRVVFALLTLAGGGGIALYLLAWGLMPKGTNTFGPLDAALNGNGKGHPEFNQQKRTGWVIFVLVVISLLGGVPASGGIAGGGMLVGLIVAGLALYGLHQRTPIAPFPQGPDQVEEPLLADGPTQQTPPSWDPLGAAPFAWDLPEPGEEPKQTNWVRRLILGIAAVFLAIIALFVGLFGFVVTTNNTDDAPTAATSQLQDSYSRTIGDFTLDLRGQHTLDEDRSITIESGIGDVTVIGPRTIPTTVVYQGGVGDYTGPTTLNDDASGPRLTITINSGIGDVRVIPADKADVDD, encoded by the coding sequence ATGAGTTCAACAAACGAAGTTTTTTCCGACATGTGGAAGACCCGACCACACCGCGTCGAAGGCGGCACCCTCGCCGGCGTGTGCCAAGGCATCGCTATCCGCTACCAGGTCGACGTGACACTCGTGCGCGTCGTGTTCGCCCTCCTTACTTTGGCCGGTGGCGGTGGTATCGCGCTCTACCTGTTGGCCTGGGGCCTCATGCCCAAGGGTACGAACACGTTCGGACCGCTAGATGCCGCCTTGAACGGAAATGGTAAGGGGCACCCGGAGTTTAACCAGCAGAAGCGCACTGGGTGGGTGATTTTTGTGCTCGTCGTAATTTCGCTACTGGGTGGCGTTCCCGCATCCGGCGGGATCGCGGGTGGCGGAATGCTCGTCGGCCTTATCGTCGCTGGGTTAGCGTTGTATGGCCTGCACCAACGCACCCCCATTGCGCCGTTCCCACAGGGCCCTGATCAGGTCGAAGAACCACTCCTTGCGGATGGCCCGACCCAGCAGACTCCCCCGTCCTGGGATCCACTCGGTGCGGCCCCCTTCGCGTGGGACCTCCCCGAACCTGGCGAAGAACCCAAGCAGACGAACTGGGTGCGCCGCCTCATCCTCGGAATTGCCGCTGTCTTCCTAGCGATTATCGCACTATTTGTCGGTCTTTTCGGCTTCGTCGTCACCACGAACAACACTGACGACGCGCCCACCGCCGCCACCTCCCAGCTCCAGGACAGCTACAGCCGCACAATCGGCGATTTCACCCTGGACTTACGCGGCCAACACACTCTCGACGAGGACCGCTCCATCACCATCGAAAGTGGCATCGGCGACGTCACCGTTATCGGCCCGCGCACCATCCCCACCACCGTTGTCTACCAGGGCGGAGTTGGCGACTACACCGGCCCAACCACGCTTAACGACGACGCCTCCGGCCCCCGCCTCACCATCACAATCAACTCCGGTATTGGCGACGTCCGAGTCATCCCCGCAGATAAAGCAGACGTAGACGACTAA
- a CDS encoding imm68 putative immunity domain-containing protein, with product MAIRSMWSTLYGNTADAQYMLKWLRDNYTEPVALETVFQDSGLEELHGNYTTATLPALGGLPAFTVAANLASLLVAARGHGPTFAIQPDGQRVVQLATALKYFALSPEDHLVADEFDDLYEAADGAEALRAKLD from the coding sequence ATGGCTATCCGCTCGATGTGGAGCACCCTCTACGGCAATACGGCTGATGCCCAGTACATGTTGAAATGGTTGCGGGATAACTACACCGAACCGGTAGCACTGGAAACCGTCTTTCAGGATTCTGGTTTAGAGGAGCTCCACGGTAACTACACCACCGCAACGCTTCCAGCCCTGGGTGGGCTCCCAGCGTTTACGGTGGCGGCGAATTTGGCTTCGCTCCTTGTTGCTGCACGCGGGCATGGCCCAACGTTTGCGATTCAGCCGGATGGGCAACGCGTAGTTCAACTTGCGACAGCACTTAAATACTTTGCGCTGAGCCCCGAAGACCACCTCGTCGCCGATGAATTCGACGATCTCTACGAGGCAGCCGACGGGGCAGAGGCGTTGCGCGCGAAGTTGGATTAG